A stretch of Xenopus laevis strain J_2021 chromosome 8S, Xenopus_laevis_v10.1, whole genome shotgun sequence DNA encodes these proteins:
- the mrps10.S gene encoding 28S ribosomal protein S10, mitochondrial, translated as MSARRGFVLLNQCTLNVLRYQALRTISSHFSTVSGISRYSHLLYSGNTLSARIHSEAFQSRVKNLISTTDEPDTLYKKIEVLAKCHDKTVLDSYEYFAVLAAKELGINVEKVHEPKRKIERFTLLKSVHIFKKHRAQYEMRTHYRCFELKHLTGSTADVYLEYIQRNLPEGVALEITKTTLEKLPDHVRYPVWDTLPEDENTKSS; from the exons GCCTTACGGACAATATCATCCCACTTCTCTACAGTCTCTGGCATATCTAGATACAGTCACCTACT ATACAGTGGAAACACACTTTCTGCCAGGATCCATTCAGAAGCATTTCAATCTAGAGTAAAAAACTTG ATATCCACTACAGATGAACCGGACACATTATACAAGAAGATAGAGGTGCTGGCAAAATGCCATGACAAAACTGTGCTTGACAGTTATGAATACTTTGCTGTCCTTGCTGCCAAAGAACTTGGGATTAATGTGGAAAAAGT GCATGAACCAAAGAGAAAAATTGAAAGATTTACCCTTTTGAAGTCTGtgcacattttcaaaaaacacaGAGCGCAGTATGAAATGAGGACGCATTACAGGTGCTTTGAA ttaaaacATTTGACTGGTAGCACAGCTGATGTTTATTTAGAATACATACAGCGGAATCTTCCAGAAGGGGTTGCCTTAGAGATAACGAAG accaCACTAGAGAAATTGCCCGACCATGTCCGATATCCAGTCTGGGATACGTTGCCTGAGGATGAAAATACAAAGAGTTCTTAA